A window from Methanomassiliicoccus sp. encodes these proteins:
- a CDS encoding glycoside hydrolase family 15 protein, with amino-acid sequence MSDRTGYEPIADYGLIGNRYSAALINSKGSIDWLCMPRFDSPSVFARMLDPEKGGFWSISPIGQFESSHRYIEDTNVLETTFITADGKAVMMDFGEIDTGLSAMHFSVPGRYIRILKGLTGTVRFRNECAPRLEYATKMPRFRVDRRNADFDIFRLTGPGSWKADNEDGMLTYDLDLKGGESIPFTLQIRGEPQPERGSPDEALRTTSHFWEVASQNCFYQGPYRNMVVRSVLTLALLFYSPTGALVAAPTTSLPEEMGGERNWDYRYSWLRDSSYSLYSLLSVGYGWGSHVIPAHRWMQNVISSSGKNIKILYPITPGGSTEEMELGHLRGYRDSRPVRIGNGAVDQVQLDVFGELALTQRLASESGKYNIVPGWYYTRSLADWIADNWREPDAGLWESRGGVKHFVYGKAMLWAALQAAVESAGKWELDGDIERWRREMDECGNEVLTKGWSEDLGAFKQSYEDDVLDASNLLLSFIGIVDGEDPRMIGTIDATLRHLVKDGMCYRYDTSKFDDGLKGSESSFVLCTFWLVEALTRAGRIEEAREIYEGILAKASSLGLFAEELDSKTGEHIGNFPQAFSQLGVIGGAVALAKYGGMGNIVEKVPHHLSAKRHNSRSH; translated from the coding sequence GTGAGTGATCGCACAGGATATGAGCCGATAGCAGATTACGGTCTGATCGGGAATAGGTACTCCGCTGCCCTCATCAACAGTAAAGGTTCCATCGACTGGCTATGCATGCCGAGATTCGATTCTCCCTCTGTCTTCGCGAGGATGCTCGACCCTGAGAAAGGAGGTTTCTGGAGCATCTCGCCGATAGGGCAGTTCGAGAGCTCCCATAGATATATCGAAGACACCAATGTCCTGGAGACCACCTTCATAACGGCGGATGGAAAGGCGGTCATGATGGACTTTGGGGAGATCGATACCGGGCTTAGCGCAATGCATTTCTCGGTCCCCGGGCGATATATCCGCATACTGAAGGGACTCACCGGGACGGTTCGGTTCAGGAACGAATGCGCCCCCAGGCTAGAGTACGCCACCAAGATGCCTCGGTTCCGAGTGGATAGGAGAAATGCGGACTTTGATATCTTTCGCCTTACGGGGCCTGGCAGCTGGAAGGCGGATAACGAAGATGGGATGCTGACCTATGATCTTGACCTGAAGGGAGGTGAGAGCATCCCCTTCACCTTGCAGATACGGGGCGAGCCTCAACCTGAACGAGGCTCCCCGGACGAAGCTCTCCGCACAACATCCCATTTCTGGGAGGTCGCGAGCCAAAATTGCTTTTACCAGGGACCATATCGCAACATGGTGGTCAGGAGCGTGCTGACTTTGGCTCTTCTCTTCTATTCTCCCACCGGCGCTCTGGTCGCCGCGCCCACCACCTCTTTGCCCGAGGAGATGGGCGGGGAGAGGAACTGGGACTACCGCTATTCATGGCTTCGGGACTCCTCTTACTCTCTATACTCGCTCCTGTCCGTCGGATATGGATGGGGGTCTCATGTGATACCTGCGCACCGATGGATGCAGAACGTCATCTCCAGTTCCGGCAAGAACATCAAAATACTGTATCCGATCACGCCCGGCGGGTCCACGGAAGAGATGGAGCTGGGACATCTTCGGGGCTATCGTGACTCCCGGCCGGTGAGGATCGGTAACGGCGCCGTCGACCAGGTCCAGCTCGATGTCTTCGGGGAGCTGGCGCTGACCCAACGTCTGGCATCAGAGTCAGGCAAGTACAACATCGTTCCAGGCTGGTACTATACGCGGAGTTTGGCCGACTGGATTGCGGATAACTGGAGGGAGCCGGATGCAGGGCTATGGGAGAGCCGTGGCGGGGTCAAGCATTTCGTCTACGGGAAGGCGATGCTATGGGCCGCCCTGCAGGCAGCGGTGGAATCCGCAGGGAAGTGGGAGCTGGACGGCGATATCGAAAGGTGGCGAAGGGAGATGGACGAGTGCGGGAACGAGGTCCTTACGAAAGGATGGAGCGAGGATCTGGGAGCGTTCAAGCAGTCATACGAGGATGACGTTCTAGACGCCTCCAACCTACTGCTCTCGTTCATCGGGATCGTGGACGGCGAGGACCCGAGGATGATCGGGACGATAGACGCCACCCTTCGGCACCTGGTCAAGGACGGAATGTGCTATCGGTACGATACATCGAAGTTCGATGACGGGCTAAAGGGTAGCGAATCGTCGTTCGTTCTTTGCACCTTTTGGCTCGTGGAGGCACTGACCAGGGCCGGAAGGATCGAAGAGGCCCGAGAAATATACGAAGGGATCTTGGCCAAGGCCAGCTCCCTCGGGCTCTTCGCGGAGGAGCTGGACTCGAAAACGGGGGAGCACATCGGCAACTTCCCTCAGGCCTTTTCCCAACTGGGAGTCATCGGAGGGGCCGTGGCCCTGGCCAAGTACGGAGGGATGGGCAACATCGTCGAAAAGGTACCGCACCATCTTTCTGCAAAGAGGCACAACTCTCGATCCCATTAG
- a CDS encoding ribonuclease III domain-containing protein: protein MDDQEVMAKALAFEKSFNYRFNELELLTSALVSSGYPNEHKDFKPKVRHAVLANLGDVVIDLLATEHLIREKLMEDAGQITLMRSRMVNGGSLNELAGPIVQLLVMTSGERNDLEHSAIPCEALEALVGAIYLDGGLAPAKRLLEMLGFFDRDYGE from the coding sequence ATGGACGATCAGGAAGTGATGGCCAAGGCCCTGGCCTTCGAGAAGTCCTTCAACTACCGCTTCAACGAGCTTGAGCTGCTGACGAGCGCGCTGGTGAGCAGCGGCTATCCCAACGAGCACAAGGATTTCAAACCTAAGGTCCGCCACGCGGTCCTGGCCAACCTCGGCGACGTTGTCATCGATCTGCTGGCCACCGAGCACTTGATCAGGGAGAAGCTCATGGAGGATGCCGGCCAGATCACGCTCATGCGGAGCAGGATGGTCAACGGAGGCAGCCTGAACGAGCTGGCCGGCCCGATCGTCCAGCTGCTGGTCATGACCAGCGGGGAGCGTAACGATCTGGAGCACAGCGCCATCCCGTGTGAGGCGCTGGAAGCGCTGGTCGGCGCCATCTACCTGGACGGAGGGCTGGCCCCCGCCAAGCGGTTGCTGGAGATGCTCGGGTTCTTCGACAGGGATTACGGAGAGTGA
- the proS gene encoding proline--tRNA ligase, protein MKKEDNFSEWYNDLVEQAGLTDKRYPIKGMNVWPAYGWKIMQYIDTFIRQELDATSHDEVCFPLLIPKTEFQKEKDHIKGFDAEVYWVTHAGLNELDIPLLLRPTSETAMYPMFAIWVRSHGDLPLKIYQIVNTFRYETKQTRAFIRVREIHFFESHTCHVDEADAQRQVEEDFVILENLMQNLCLPYMLLRRTEWDKFPGAYYTVGIDTAMMRGRSLQLGSIHHYRENFSRPFDIKYEDVDGSTKYVHQTTYGMSERLLGSVVGVHGDDKGLVLPPAIAPFQVVIVPILAKGNVQDVSDKAKALRDELKAAGVRVVLDDSDERPGAKFFKWELKGVPLRLELGARDIEKGVVAYARRDDGKKGSFGRADVATEVRSLLDQIAKDMRSKAQKFLDDSIINVDSLDFKEVPEKWLRFGWCGEQECGRKIEERTELKILGSPYIKEEYHGKCLGCSKETDTVVYAARAM, encoded by the coding sequence ATGAAGAAGGAAGACAACTTCAGCGAATGGTACAACGACCTGGTGGAACAGGCTGGTCTCACTGACAAGCGCTATCCCATCAAGGGCATGAACGTATGGCCGGCATACGGTTGGAAGATCATGCAGTACATCGATACGTTCATCCGCCAGGAACTCGACGCCACCAGCCACGATGAGGTGTGCTTCCCCCTGCTTATCCCCAAGACAGAGTTTCAGAAGGAGAAGGACCACATCAAGGGCTTCGATGCCGAGGTGTACTGGGTCACCCACGCTGGGCTGAACGAGCTGGACATACCCCTGTTGCTCCGCCCGACGTCGGAGACGGCGATGTACCCTATGTTCGCCATCTGGGTGCGTTCTCATGGCGACCTTCCCCTCAAGATCTACCAGATCGTCAACACCTTCAGATATGAGACCAAGCAGACCCGGGCGTTCATTCGGGTGCGGGAGATCCACTTCTTCGAGTCGCACACCTGCCACGTCGATGAGGCCGATGCCCAGCGTCAGGTTGAGGAGGATTTCGTCATCCTCGAGAACCTCATGCAGAATCTATGCCTGCCATACATGCTGCTCCGCCGGACGGAGTGGGACAAGTTCCCTGGCGCATACTACACGGTGGGCATCGACACCGCCATGATGCGGGGCCGAAGCCTGCAACTGGGGTCCATTCATCACTACCGGGAGAACTTCTCCCGGCCGTTCGATATCAAGTACGAGGATGTCGACGGCAGCACCAAGTACGTCCATCAGACGACCTACGGCATGTCCGAGCGGCTGCTCGGCTCGGTCGTGGGCGTCCACGGTGACGACAAGGGCCTCGTGCTCCCGCCGGCCATCGCTCCCTTCCAGGTGGTCATCGTGCCCATCCTGGCCAAGGGCAACGTGCAGGATGTCAGCGATAAGGCCAAGGCACTGCGCGACGAGCTGAAGGCCGCCGGCGTCCGGGTGGTGCTGGACGACAGCGACGAGCGTCCGGGAGCCAAGTTCTTCAAGTGGGAGCTCAAGGGCGTCCCCCTGCGCTTGGAGCTTGGGGCAAGGGATATCGAGAAGGGCGTGGTCGCCTACGCCAGGCGTGACGATGGGAAGAAGGGAAGCTTCGGTCGCGCAGATGTCGCCACGGAGGTGCGCTCCCTGCTCGACCAGATCGCCAAGGACATGCGCTCGAAGGCCCAGAAGTTCCTGGACGACTCCATCATCAACGTCGATTCGCTCGACTTCAAGGAGGTTCCGGAGAAGTGGCTGCGCTTCGGTTGGTGCGGCGAGCAGGAGTGCGGCCGGAAGATCGAGGAGCGCACCGAGCTGAAGATCCTCGGCTCACCATATATCAAAGAGGAGTATCACGGCAAGTGTTTGGGCTGCAGTAAGGAGACCGATACGGTAGTCTACGCGGCACGGGCGATGTGA
- a CDS encoding ribose-phosphate diphosphokinase yields the protein MVAEWIPRSQKVKAVMLMPLVMIVIGGSSSKMLAQDLATELGCKYMQAHTSRFPDGECYVRIEAEDLDDEVVVVQSSHPDSNLVELLLLQDAAVGLGARQVTTVVPYFGYARQDERFKKGEALSAKVMVRLMELTSKKFVSVDIHKPIVLDWFCGDAYDVHAAPCIGEFFKGHGVDLVLAPDEGALQRASEVARVIGAEWDHLEKTRLSGEVVRMAPKNVDAKDKNALIVDDIISTGGTIEAAANQLKILGAKSVTAVCTHGLFAKGALDRLRKCCNAVYSTNTIENEVSVISVAPQIAKALR from the coding sequence ATGGTCGCGGAGTGGATTCCCCGTTCGCAAAAGGTTAAAGCGGTCATGCTTATGCCCCTGGTAATGATAGTCATCGGTGGCTCCTCTTCCAAGATGCTGGCCCAGGACCTGGCCACGGAACTGGGGTGCAAGTACATGCAGGCCCACACCTCCCGTTTCCCCGATGGGGAATGTTACGTCCGCATCGAGGCGGAGGACCTCGACGACGAGGTGGTCGTCGTACAGAGCTCCCACCCCGACAGCAATCTGGTCGAGCTGTTGTTGCTCCAGGACGCTGCGGTGGGGCTGGGCGCCAGGCAGGTCACCACCGTGGTCCCCTACTTCGGCTACGCTCGTCAGGATGAGCGTTTCAAGAAGGGGGAGGCCCTCAGCGCCAAGGTCATGGTCCGGCTGATGGAGCTGACCTCTAAGAAGTTTGTCAGCGTGGACATCCATAAGCCCATCGTCCTCGACTGGTTCTGCGGCGACGCCTACGACGTGCACGCCGCCCCCTGCATTGGGGAGTTCTTCAAAGGCCACGGGGTCGATCTGGTGCTTGCGCCGGATGAGGGAGCATTGCAGAGGGCGAGCGAGGTCGCGCGGGTCATCGGCGCGGAGTGGGATCACCTGGAGAAGACCAGGCTGTCCGGCGAGGTGGTGCGCATGGCACCCAAGAACGTCGACGCCAAGGACAAGAACGCCCTCATCGTCGACGACATCATCTCCACCGGCGGGACGATTGAGGCGGCCGCCAACCAGCTTAAGATCCTCGGCGCGAAGAGTGTTACCGCGGTGTGCACCCACGGACTGTTCGCCAAGGGCGCGCTGGACCGCCTGCGTAAGTGCTGCAATGCGGTGTACTCGACCAACACCATCGAGAACGAGGTGTCGGTCATCTCCGTCGCGCCGCAGATCGCCAAGGCGCTGCGGTGA
- a CDS encoding ATP-binding protein — MDTEAEAPPSSDVQRSEAPIIVPSMPSPAPAPEVTAPVAVNATSALPSFGEGRDAVGIIYGDVGTAAYNVSVIANLEKMEYVMAQHEQAGWVLGQVMDMQRKTDLSLDRAKMISLGEEIMIHERVAAQITVIGYRDERGLLQVPRTPFKAGQPVFKATDDLIRKVIGLKENTPTGAYIGLLFGHDIRVEMDINSMVQKHVSILAKTGGGKSFLCGDLIEELMKHDVTVMVLDPHGEYGAMREVGHVGKGHRDFKVTERGFEEHIIEFASDTDVNKKAKPLRFTLANIEAHDLLSLTSIKNGKAYLTALRKAIDAIKSVKKEYTLRDIIKVLESDEEGNNAALINELQFLEDCKIFAPSGTRIDELVVKGKMTIINLKGTEPEIAELIVNRICTALFELRKLGKVPPMMLVVEEAHNYCPQQGLAASSKIFRTIAAEGRKFGLGLTIISQRAAKIDKNVLSQCNTQMILKVTNPNDLKAITASVEGLTAGMADEIQRLPIGVALCVGGNIQMPLFVEVRPRESRHGGESVEIIPTKDD; from the coding sequence ATGGATACTGAGGCGGAGGCACCGCCCTCTTCGGACGTTCAGCGCAGCGAGGCCCCTATCATAGTACCGTCCATGCCGTCGCCAGCGCCTGCGCCGGAGGTCACGGCCCCCGTGGCGGTGAACGCGACCTCCGCGCTCCCATCCTTCGGGGAGGGCAGGGACGCGGTGGGAATTATCTACGGGGACGTGGGCACGGCGGCCTATAACGTCAGCGTCATCGCCAACCTGGAGAAGATGGAATATGTGATGGCCCAGCACGAGCAGGCCGGATGGGTGCTGGGGCAGGTCATGGACATGCAGCGCAAGACCGACCTTTCCCTCGATCGGGCCAAGATGATATCCTTGGGCGAGGAGATCATGATCCACGAGAGGGTGGCGGCACAGATCACGGTCATAGGCTATCGCGACGAGCGGGGGTTGCTGCAGGTGCCCCGCACTCCGTTCAAGGCCGGCCAGCCGGTGTTCAAGGCGACCGACGATCTCATCAGGAAGGTCATCGGGCTCAAGGAGAACACCCCCACCGGCGCGTACATCGGATTGCTGTTCGGGCACGACATCAGAGTGGAGATGGACATCAACTCCATGGTCCAGAAGCATGTGAGCATCCTGGCCAAGACCGGTGGAGGCAAATCGTTCCTGTGCGGCGATCTCATAGAGGAGCTGATGAAGCACGATGTCACGGTCATGGTGCTAGATCCCCACGGCGAGTACGGGGCCATGCGGGAGGTCGGGCATGTGGGCAAGGGCCACCGGGACTTCAAGGTGACTGAGCGGGGGTTCGAGGAGCATATCATCGAGTTCGCCAGCGACACCGACGTCAACAAGAAGGCGAAGCCGTTGCGGTTCACCCTGGCCAACATAGAGGCCCATGACCTGCTCTCCCTGACGAGCATCAAGAACGGAAAGGCCTACCTCACCGCTCTGAGGAAGGCGATCGACGCTATCAAGAGCGTTAAGAAGGAGTATACCCTCCGAGATATAATCAAGGTCCTGGAGAGCGATGAGGAGGGTAACAACGCTGCCCTCATCAACGAGCTTCAGTTCCTTGAGGACTGCAAGATCTTCGCACCTTCGGGGACGCGCATCGACGAGCTTGTCGTGAAAGGGAAAATGACCATAATCAATCTCAAGGGCACCGAGCCGGAGATCGCTGAGCTCATCGTCAATCGCATCTGCACCGCCCTGTTCGAGCTGCGTAAGCTCGGCAAGGTGCCGCCGATGATGCTGGTGGTCGAGGAGGCGCACAACTATTGCCCGCAGCAAGGCCTGGCGGCCTCGTCCAAGATCTTCCGCACCATCGCCGCCGAGGGCCGAAAGTTCGGTCTCGGTCTGACCATTATCAGCCAGAGGGCGGCCAAGATCGATAAGAACGTCCTCAGCCAATGCAATACCCAGATGATACTCAAGGTCACCAATCCTAACGACCTCAAGGCCATCACCGCTTCCGTGGAAGGCCTCACCGCAGGCATGGCCGACGAGATACAGCGCCTGCCCATAGGTGTAGCGCTATGTGTCGGTGGCAACATCCAGATGCCGCTGTTCGTCGAGGTGCGCCCGAGGGAGAGCCGCCACGGTGGGGAGAGCGTGGAAATAATTCCGACCAAGGATGATTGA